The Primulina huaijiensis isolate GDHJ02 unplaced genomic scaffold, ASM1229523v2 scaffold40387, whole genome shotgun sequence genomic interval GTAGAAgcatgaaaatatttacaaagaaGACAAGTACCTTCTATGCGGATGTGATGCAATGCTAAATTGACCGGTGTAAGCAGTAAATCATGAGAGGCACGCCACAGAAAAATGCGGATTTTGGGCTGGATACGTAGCTTCCATAGTAAGTTCCACCAAGATTGATTTGGATGTGAAGATTGAAAAGGATGAGGAGCAAAGCTGCTTCTTTCCCTATGATAACCATATTTAACAGTGTATTTACCACTTTTGTTGCAAACCCAAAATCTGGTATCCACACTACCATTTCTGTTTAAAGGAACATTAACTATCcgattgtaaaaaaaaacattacgATATTTCGAGATTTCGatatgatttaaatatataCCTTTTCATATTGAAAAATactttatagtttttttttaaaaaaattaactttattgttttaaaatattatgtattttttaatttatacatatattattttgatatttctaTATAAgcctaaaattttttaattcaatactgttatcgtatcgaaaatttcgataaattatatatatatttctgtaAAATAACTTCGATATACTAAAAAATCGATATTTTTTCTTATCCTATGTATATCAATAAGTGGACTTAAAATAATATGCATTTTTGAGTCGATGAATTGTAAGCAGTTGTATATATTTTCTCTTAAGTTGTCATTATCAAATGTGTTGGCATACATTGCCGTAGACACATACGTCTACATATAGAACAAATACTTAATTTTCTTTTGccttttaaaatgttaattaattttccaaaaaaaaaaaattcaagcgaATAAAAGGATTTCGACTGAAATACTCTTTTATTTTAACTAATTCCCTTGTTTGATTTCATTACATTTCTCATTATCTATTTTGCAGCGTAGGCAGGTCTTCTAAGCAGTCAAGCCATTTATACTGGAGAGAAGcaaactaaaaaaatttaaaatttattgggCATTAACTTGAAAataattcttgaaaaattaaaatggaaaattattttaaaaatgtagaactttctcataattttgtaattttcagTAGCAGTTCAAGAGTCTTTTTATTTGATGTATTGACTTGCTTGTCGTGATATCGCATTTCAAACTAGACTCCTACACGACATCACATGTATGGGACCTATAAATTGAGAAATTTAGGGATGTTTCGAGTCAATATTAGTTGGCTTAATCCTATAAGAAACTTAACCACAACAAATACCAGGAATTTTGGTTGATTCACAGTTGAGAGATTAACAACACAGTTGGTTATATTGACTTACATTGCAACCATTGATCGAGACTACAATACTTTGCCCCCTTTTCTGAGTACAAAAATCACTCAGTAAAAACAGCTTTAACATTACACACACTCCTAAAAAACAGGCGACTCACCGACTCCCAAAAAGCatatatgtaaaaataaaaaaaacaaatatgcgTCGACCTTCAaagttcaaaatataaaaactagAGAAacaatataaacaaataaagtGCACCTAATATTTCAACTATTAAACTAAAACATGCAGTCTGAGTAAGGGTCGTAATGTCTTCTATTGAACTCCAATAAGCTGCCATACGTCCTATCGGAAACTCCCACAAACAAAGCTTCAGTGTCAGGACTGAAGGAAATTCCAGCTATTTCTCCAAACAGATCGATCTCTTGACCCCTAGAGTAGTCGGAATTAGTGTCAAAAATGTGAACAAAGTCCGCTGGTTCAGCCATGGCCATGAAACGGCCGTCAGCCGTAAAACGGATggttctgattgcacccattcTTCCTTTAAGTATGGCAAATGACTCTGACAGGTTCCTTATGTCCCATAATCGGCATGTAGTGTCCTGGTTTCCAGTAGCCAGGACATGGCCGTTTGGATGCCAAGCTGATGCAAACGAATAATCAAGGTGACCCTTTAGATTGCTAACAACCTGCATCATGAATATTGTCAGAACTCAACTGAATTATAGACCTCAAGCCAATGTGAACGGCGAGAGTCACAGTAAGACTGACCTTGCCCGACTGTGCATCGGCAATCAGACATTCTGCACTGTCACCAAGCACTGCAAGCAATCTTCCATCAGGACTGACAGACGTGTTCTGCAATTAATGGATAAAAATTTCTCCAATTAGTTGCTTGCAAGGCGAAGTTAAATTTTCT includes:
- the LOC140969297 gene encoding uncharacterized WD repeat-containing protein C2A9.03-like isoform X1; amino-acid sequence: MLRNLLWATSKHDVYLMQNYSVMHWSPLLRRGEEVLNAAKPIVPALKHPDGQTVTRVQISTMTVKDNLMVAGGFQGELICKHLDQPGVAFATKISTDENAITNAVDIYHNPSGSTRVVTANNDAQVRVLDASNFLCLNRFTFPWSVNNTSVSPDGRLLAVLGDSAECLIADAQSGKVVSNLKGHLDYSFASAWHPNGHVLATGNQDTTCRLWDIRNLSESFAILKGRMGAIRTIRFTADGRFMAMAEPADFVHIFDTNSDYSRGQEIDLFGEIAGISFSPDTEALFVGVSDRTYGSLLEFNRRHYDPYSDCMF
- the LOC140969297 gene encoding uncharacterized WD repeat-containing protein C2A9.03-like isoform X2, which codes for MQNYSVMHWSPLLRRGEEVLNAAKPIVPALKHPDGQTVTRVQISTMTVKDNLMVAGGFQGELICKHLDQPGVAFATKISTDENAITNAVDIYHNPSGSTRVVTANNDAQVRVLDASNFLCLNRFTFPWSVNNTSVSPDGRLLAVLGDSAECLIADAQSGKVVSNLKGHLDYSFASAWHPNGHVLATGNQDTTCRLWDIRNLSESFAILKGRMGAIRTIRFTADGRFMAMAEPADFVHIFDTNSDYSRGQEIDLFGEIAGISFSPDTEALFVGVSDRTYGSLLEFNRRHYDPYSDCMF